From a region of the Penaeus vannamei isolate JL-2024 chromosome 32, ASM4276789v1, whole genome shotgun sequence genome:
- the LOC113828348 gene encoding mitochondrial import inner membrane translocase subunit Tim29: MFTSAVRRLSSLSVKEPWRVRLPEKWKGGYIEKWGNYWVGVAQDYKEVAVDVVKDTYKYPVKAAFYYSLIGGTLYAFNTNPDERDFQSTLQTYMNESAMLSESIRNPEVDAHFQYLVDCYNHGLVRRLSIGLFSFLWVDNYSKVCGVFKSRCDYLKPRYLTFHERIMDIGFLGQWWVIDKKMEEFDINPNEWISKSDEKITQ, encoded by the exons ATGTTCACTTCTGCTGTGAGAAGATTATCGTCGCTCAGTGTAAAAGAGCCATGGAGGGTCAGATTAccagaaaaatggaaaggaggcTATATAGAGAAGTGGG GTAACTACTGGGTGGGTGTAGCTCAGGATTATAAAGAAGTAGCCGTTGATGTTGTCAAAGACACCTACAAGTATCCAGTAAAGGCAGCATTTTATTATTCCT TAATTGGAGGAACTCTCTATGCATTCAACACAAACCCTGACGAGAGGGATTTCCAAAGCACCCTTCAGACCTACATGAATGAGTCGGCAATGCTTAGTGAAAGCATCAGAAATCCAGAGGTTGATGCTCATTTCCAGTATTTAGTGGACTGCTATAACCATGGACTAGTTAGACG ATTGAGCATtggcctcttctcttttctgtgggTAGATAATTATTCCAAGGTTTGTGGAGTGTTTAAATCACGTTGTGACTACCTCAAACCACGTTACTTAACATTTCACGAACGCATCATGGACATTGGATTTTTGGGTCAATGGTGGGTTATTGACAAGAAAATGGAGGAGTTTGATATTAATCCGAATGAATGGATATCAAAAagtgatgaaaaaataacacaataa